The DNA sequence ccgcgcctacacgcaaccactaaattggtattaaagacataCCCTGAAGGTATTACAtgggcaaatcccaacgcatctcaGCGGATCCAAACCCCCTATTCCTcagaatgatgcttgccttgtttgttatgttgatgctggttacttatcaaacccgcacaaggcaaaatccccaaatagttatgtctttaccattagggatatcacaatatcttggacgtccacgatatgaccttagttgcgaaatcctcgaatcgttccaagactcacctcacttcactacgccacaagtgagacatggttaggagttcttgttgagcatatccAAAGTACTTGCTATTTTTCAtctatcgttgagtcccaacaatgatccatgaagattatgccacatgtatcaacccgaccaaaccatgatacatcaacgaagtcaacgccaagacatattgcgtctacatctacatcagcaaagcatcaagagattgaagtcatgcaaactgatcccagacaaccttgccgacctctacacgacgtcactgccgaagtcaaccttccagaagcttgtccgatgaattggtatgcctaattatctgagttgaatcgcttgaagttctcttatttagaagttatgtctaactcaggggagtatctagaagtatactcaTATGATCTTAAtctactctttttccctacgattaggagcatttttcccactgggtttttgctacctaactaggttttaatgaggcacccatcctgggatgatcatactccgttgagttcactacCTTCGTCCAGTTTGAcgattgttttagacattatgtatattttcttacttttctccttagtctatgggtttgcCCCattccttgggttttaccatagcgaggtttttgtgagtttttacaAATGCATACGTcaaattaaatttgagactcgcgatcacccgttgtgccgatgacttcatcaactattctaccttatctgctgaagatctgatgcgatggtttgttgagtatttacacactcaagggggagtgttgcagtcatatttagaataggaatgtaattgtgtaaatcctaggaaatctgggaatgtatcttatattcctattaggattagattacctattaaatgttgtaatactaaagggaaaggttttacccttcttactactataaataaaggcacaatggggtggaataacagacacctcacaattacacatctctctctttctctctatccaTGCcgctcccctctctctctatggcctccataattgttcagtaaattatgcctacaacaagcTGCAAGTATTgttataaaaattgaatatttggaagtttttaattaaaagagGTCCgaaagaaaggagaaaaaggTGACCTAAAaagattaatttttaatattttggaaaTCGTATGATATGGTCTAATATTAATTATCACATCAAATGATCATAAAAGATGGTCTAAAATTTAGTTCTTATAGAATTTTTAACATATTAAAATGTATTATTTGTTGTAAAATGGTCGATTACAAGGTTCGACAAATGTGCCTACGCCTCCTAAGCAGCATCACTAGTTTTTTTCATTATCTAAAATAATACAAGTCCAAAGATATAATCTCACTAAAGTAGCTAActctttttctcttctctttGGCTTGCGTAGAACTCTTGTTCTCACATAGAAATGATAAGACTTGGTGACGTGTTTACAAATAAGGTCTCCacacctatattttttttttgaaagacaGGTCTCCACACCTATTTAAGTAAATGGTGTGAAATACAAACAAAATGGCTTTGTTAGTgatttgtaggtgaattttTGGTGGCTTTGTGATCCACCACTTGTTTGTTCTTCTCCTTTCAATGTGTGGGCATTTATATTATTACAAAACTCTAATTGTCACATTAATGCTATATTGTTAGAAAAAGGCCCAATGTGATAAAATAGTACACGTGCGATATGTTTGAAGCTGCATACTTTTGGAGTGGAGACTCATTCTCATCGATATCTCCTCCTGATTATAATAAGTTTAACGAACCAATCGTTACAATGGGTATTGGAATTTGTCTAACTTCAATTACTTTGGCCTTTCTAAGCTTATGTGTATTGAAAAGCTTTGAAGATTTTAGTTTTATCACCCTTGATGAATCTTTTCTTCATTTGAGCAATACAAGTTGCATTATCTTCATAAATGATAGTTGAAGTATTTGTTTCTGACGGTAGACCACATGCCCTGCAAATATGAATGGAACATTGGTCTTAACCAAAAACATTCATGACTAGTTGGAGATatgtatttttgaaacatttgaagatgtagcaacAAATGTTTGCCTCATTGAGCATTGTACAATCAGATATATTTCCATAGGTGAATGCAAATCATTTTTgtaagtgatctttatgcaggCTAAATATATTCAGATTATGCCCTAAGATCATGACTATTAGTAAGTTCATTGAAACAGAACAAGCACATGTCTACATATTCATAAAAAATGTAACATTTGATTTAAATGCAAATCAGATCTATTTCCATAGGTAAATGCAAATCATTTTTGTGAGTGATCTTTATGTAGACTAAATATATTCAGATTATGCCCTAAGATCATGGCTATTAGTAAGTTCATTGAAATAGAACAAGCACATGTCTATATATTCATAAAAAATGTAACATttgatttaaaggaaaactaattaaaaaagtttgaaaattttgagttttaacgataaggacaaaataaagggtaacgtgaactaggattgactttttagtataaaaatgtagtttttcgttaaaatgaacagtaccaggagcttttcgttaaagtttcacTGAtttaatatattatgttaaatataGTAAGACACATACTTCACTAATATATGTTCCTTCTAGACCAAGTATCAATTCATACTTTCCATGAGGAGAATGAATGATCTTGTGATAAATTACCCTCCATAGTTGTTAATGTATGGAATAATTGAGTTTAATTCGGAATGGCTATTTCAAAACTGATATCGACAAAGTTGGTACCCATTTTTGGTAAATCGAGCAGATTGTGGTGCTATGGTGGCTTGGAGGTCGTAGTGCGAGAGAGAGGTATGGAGATGGAGGTCGTGGGGCCGTGGTGGTGGGAGAGAGAGACCTGATCTGCAAGTGGGTTGTTTGATGAGAATCGTAAAGAGAGGTTTGAATATTAAGATGGGGGGGGAAGGAATAATTGTTGGTGGTTGAAATGCAGAAGTGGTGATGACTATACTGGGGTGGTGGCGACGATGAGGGGGTGGCACGAGGAATTTTGGTGGTGATGGCGGctgggagggagggagggagagagacagagagagagtatGGTGATGTGGCGGCCAGAGAAGTTGCAGAGAAGAcctaggagagatttttcaccatttatataaaaacacgtgatgtactatcCGAATCCagtcacaataaaaaaatttctcttagGAGAGGTGGTCAAAATTGAGGGAGGGGGAAGTGATGTGTGGTGGTTGAGTGAAGACCTAAGAGACAATTGATTTTAAATGGAGGGCTGAGATATTCTCCTTCATTTTATATATGGAAGGTTTTATATTCGAGTCGAACCAATGATCtattaaaaaaagcaaaatagcTAGCCTATGCGTTGTAGACTGCTTGCGCTCGGAAACTGTATTAACTTGAACAGCAGCGGTTGGATTGGACAAAATCTGAATCAAATTTTGCACAGAAAACTCTGATGATAATAATTATTTCAAAAGATAATCATTCAGAGAAATGTCTTAATGTGTAATTTACTTGATGattttgttccccctcctcaaTTGTCATTCAATTGTCATTACAAAACAAGCATTTGCTGATAACAAGTACTGCTAAACCCTGGCTCCTGTACAATTAGCCGAAAAGATAGCCTATGCTTCATAGACTTTGCACTCCTCGTCAGCCGGGTTTGTCTTGCAGAAATCCTCCAATGGGTCTCCGCTTCCCGCTTGTGCCGTGCCTGGCCACTTGCTTGCCACCAAATATGCCAAATCCACAACCCTTTGACTGCAAAACATAATGATCCACAGGAAGATCAACACTCAATCGCATAAATAGTGACTTAGCATTCGATGCAACATTAACTTTCTTTAATGGACAACTCTTTGTAGATTTGTAACGACTGATCTCACCTGTATCCCCATTCGTTGTCGTACCAGGCCACCACCTTGACCATATCCTCACCCATGACCATGGTCAAGGAGGAGTCTATGGTGGAGGAAACATCAGTGCACCTGAAGTCCACAGACACAAGAGGAACGTCGCACACTGCCAATATTCCCTTAAGTGGTCCGTCTGCTGCCTTTCTCAAGGCTGCATTGACATCTTCTGCTGAAATTCCTTTCTTTGCAACGTTGATCACAAGGTCAACCACCGATACATTAGGTGTTGGCACACGGAGGGCAGTGCCATTGAGCTTGCCTTTCAGTTGAGGCAGCACAAGGGACACAGCCTTTGCTGCACCAGTGCTTGTAGGGACTATGTTTAGCGCTGCCGCTCTAGCTCTCCTTAAGTCCCGGTGAGAAGCATCCAAGAGCCTCTGGAATAGGCCAtgaataaaattataattccaaCATACAATAAGATTGAACTACATATCACCACTCAGTGCTACTTGTTCCATCGTCAGGATATCAAAATGTCAATGCTTGATCGTAAACGAAAGAATGAAATCTGTATGCAGAGGAGAATGTAGGCGCCATTCATTACCTGGTCTAGTGTAGGAATGAGTAGTTATCATGGTTCCCTTGACAATGCCTGCAAATTTTCATAAGTAAGAAATGATTAGTCCTCGAAGGTGTACCGTTCGATTCATGCTGAACATACAAATGACGCCTTGCCAAATTCTTCATCCAGGACCTTTACGAAAGGAGCCAGGCAGTGTGTTGTGCAAGAAGCGTTGCTGCAGAtacacacaaataaaacttttataCCTCTACAATATGAAGTGAATTTACTCCGAGCTCAGtaactgttttctttttgctttttgcttttccCCCCCTCTATCTGAGAACACTGACCTTACAATGTTGGCAACGTCGTGGTCAGTCTTTTTCATTCACCCCGACAACATAGGTAGGAATGTCAGCACCTTTTGCTGGAGCTGTAATGATgacttttgtttgtaccatacttgactaatcccgaaactactaagctctggtcaacgttataccgtcaaggaccccgaagagtttccctccaaccaggaggccaatcacagcacgacatgtgttgacatcagaagccaatcatagcgcgacacgtgtcaacattagaagccaatcacaacacgacacgtgtcaatgtcagaatgaaactagaaactctcttctataaataaagatcattctctcacaatatttcctaatgtcatttgtactaaatcattcactagtactcactaaagcagagcttgaacctatgtacttgtgtaaacccttcacaattaatgagaactcctttactccgtggacgtagccaatctaggtgaaccacgtacatcttgtgtttgtttccctgtccccatccatttacttacttatccacactagtgaccggagcaatctagcgaaggtcacaaacttagcACTtcatgttgtaccaaagtcttcaccgattttgtgcatcaacatttggcgccgtctgtgggaaacgacacttattcccactctcttcagctttgtcaagctggttttcaccattcgtacactctcttttgaccaggcatccctctccaacatggggagtgaaggaagccacaacacacagaatgacaccccttttgcacctagtgcgaagcaacgaaagaaggaaggaaaaagggttgctcttcaagctaaagtcgatgagctagaagctcagaacaacaagatagcaatgaagaatgaagtccttcaagagcagtatgagaagctctttgagacgttccacgaaactaggccAACCATTATCTGGGTGCCCcctaacacggagggtcaccttccttcgacatgggtatccctgatgaggagcgagctaatcatcaaaacattgatcaacgtgagacttctctcaacccagctgttttgactcgaagcaggagaagtggaggaagacacctctttgcagaagggttggaaggatcaaaagccgtttatcgtgattgccgagacttcctaaaacaacgtcgagagaatcccctccatatatgcttgaagatcaatgacccaagggtttttgaaagactcggtcccctcccacgacccaggccagctgccaatctagggaaggaacgacagatcccagaggaacatgaaggtataggggattctgaggtattccgacagactcgccctagaagtcagtacggcgagtccaaggaaaaatcacatgcccttgctcaaacttttctacttccaaaaggcgatggagacttatgaaagaaaataccagtggtacatgactctactcaggacccccttgtccttcagctcattgaggaagtaaacaagttgaaggccaaacgtcaggtcgagatacctgactggaaccaacctaggccttgccctttcacaaggaggatccttgacaccccccttcaagcgaagacaaaacaaaagcttggtttacaactctatactggaagggaggacccaattgaacaccttaacctctttgagtccaccatggcatatcggatgcacaccgacgaagaacgatgtcttctcttccccttcaccctctttggcggagctctaaactggtattgccgtcttccacctgagacagtagactcatttgaggaactaaggaaactgtttgcctctcaacacatcttccagaccgatcgcttgcattctgtagatgacttgtacactatttgccagaagccggacgagtcactacgagagtatgctggtcgttttagccatgagtattctcgccgcgctgaggcagatgacaagactgccctcaaggccttcatggcaggcctacgtgattgtttcttcaagtacatgatcaatgccaacacttggaagacttactctgaggtgatggcataggcttacaaccatgcctccgtcgaggcaaggacatatcaagggaaaccccccacaaccaccccttatcagcaagtagggagtggaagccagatccaaccaaatgagaagacctcgaccttccaaacggcagcgatgcctccccctgccttacttaatacttttcCAAGTCatcagacatatcaatctcaaggcaaaaggaaagatttccatcctcaccagtctcattttagtaaaaagagtaagggacactaccgcgataaccaagggcatcgccatgataatccccgaccccaggcagtcagtACAGTGGGTCAGGcatgtgtcaggacagcccctaccccgaggtatgaggcatacacacctttgaacgccacatgcgtggccatttaccccagcatagcacacttgatacagaagccaaagccgaggcacctgGATTACAAGCaccacgggcacgttttgttgctaccacgagcataacggccatgacggcgagaagtttatcacccttcgtgatcatattgaagctttgacacgtgaaggaaaaattgatcaattcctccttcaccctccaaggggtaactgtaaccaacgccaagtaaatgtgatatattccataagtggtggcacacccatatctaaatcttccaacagggccatgaaaaatagtgaacgagctttaaggtctggccaccaagtgtttcacgtggaagacatcatgggaggtaagtatcaaaagcctaactgggatccaatatgtttctacctaaggaagaaagaggtatcatctaccctcacaacgacccactaatcatggaagctcacatagccaactttgaagtacgacgaatcctagtAGACataggggcttcggtcaatatcatgtttgctgaagctttcagggcacttaatgtagctgaacacttgcttaaccgctcgatttcccctctgataagcttatccagtgatatcgtgcaacctttggggagcatacacttacctttcaccattggtacaggcccttacacaactaccattaccactaacttcctggtggttgattgcctaacggcatacaatgtcatcttcggacgcacatgcattaatgatctcaaggccatggtatccccacatatgttgttgatgaaatttccaaccccctatggcaatggttacatcagaggaaatcaacttagtgcacgatcatgttacaacacttcggtcaagcaacaacacctgcatgtgcccaaggaaaccctttctatacatgaccaagtcataaagactagcccagacgaagccaacttggatcttcacggtggcaacagtcaacctgacgatcctcgagatgactctttcacccaacaaacacaacccgctgaagagttggagaaggtctctatctcaaaagattatccgtgtagtgacactaagacaggtatgtaggtgctcattaagggaataagttcactgaacacaatcgaacgagagtacttgcatggaggtctactcacatgtcaagcaagtaactctaatggttggaataatgtaagtagtcctttgacctgaggcatcatagttgtcttgtggttaggtacttgatctttgattatgtcaaagtcactccatccgcgggtgtccacggcatagttggggttaagccacttagtcatggaggcaagtgaatgcgcaacaaggaatctctaatccttgtTAAGAGAGGATGgttactctaagatatgattcgggaatcttcggccgaagtatcgagcgtaataaaggaaagcgttcctatacgactcaaatgaatcatacaaaaaggaataatcacattaggggtttgacataatatagccataccctagtaatgtgattgagagtattgttttagagaatgatcgaattacattgtaattccaactgaataggttctccgaacaaattctacattaacttgggtagccatgatatatggttagatgtcactcatgacttgtgagttcttctagatgattaaatgtagtcgtcaaagaagaaggtgaattaaaaataagttttaattcactaagtgattggattaaaaataatcaattggattagtgccaatcacctcactgccttgctaattagaacctaaaatgattgttcaccaatacactcttgtagtgagtaactaatggatgatggaaataattaattggattaattaagtgttgtgattaattagaatgtctaaagaaatcataaaagcgataaaagatcgttttggacttaaagaaacgttcaggtctaattgggcccattgggcctaaacccattgggcttttattcaagcataggatgacttgaaataataaaagcccaaagcccaaacaacactaaaggggccggccaaaggagggagagagagagtcaaatgttgacttgtttctttttggttataaaaggaactttatagcacaaagtttcataagggtttttgaagtgttaaaacaacaaaagagaaaaagaaaatatctctctcaacactcaaagggccggccaccaaagggggttttaGCTAACCATcttctcacccttttggttattccttcatccttctcactactctagtgggtgaggatctttagaggtcttcaactttggagacttaaggagaaccaaggagcactcattctaacaaagtggaggaggcaaggagggaggctaggctcaaggagttccaacaacaaagggcttggaggtggtccatccttggtctaaagtctagatcaagaggtataaaactactcctacactttgttcttcaataaattgtttttgatgcatcttacataaacctatgcatcttgaaggggatttgcatgactatagctttgatattatttgataacatgcttccgttgctttcgtatatatattttgaattgtatatgcatgctagtcactagaaatcccacatgaatctcattattttcccttcacaaacaccttggggttaaacaaattgatatctttagtgactcccaattggtggttaaccaggtcaccaataactttgatgctaaggatagctctatggcagcatatctggcacaaacacaattgttgctccaacacttccactaccagatcacctaaattcctcgagcggcaaacagtcatgtagATGTTTTGGCttgcctcgcctcagctgtggaagacaagattgggagaaaaattcaagtcgaattgttggcagcaccaagcaccatggctgtggaagtgtgcaacttacaacagggggatagttggattaccccgatttataaattccttgctcatggcacccttctaaatgacaaagtccaagctaaggagattcgatacaaggctacctgttacttgatcattaatgaccaactctacaaatggggttttaacctaccatacctaagatgccttacgcccgcagaggcagaaactgtcattcgggaaatacatgaaggagtctgcggagatcatgctggatctcgatccctagcacacaaggcttttcgccaaagatattactggccaacactccaccaagatgccatcagaatatctcgctcatgtgataagtgtcaacgctatgcaactattcctcactcccctctcgagccgctcactcccatgatcagcccttggcccttcgcccaatggggacttgatttgatcagcccaatgcctgcagggaagggcaaggtccgctatgcaatcgttgcagttgactacttcacaaagtgggcagaagtagaacccttggcaaccattactgaggcaaaaatagaagacttcgtatggaagaacatcctttgcagattcggcattcccaatgcgatagtcactgacaacgggtgacagttcaacaacaacaagttcaggatgttctgctctaagttcaacatcaacttatgttttgcctccctaaCTCATCCACAATTTAATGGagaagttgaagccatcaacaaaataatcaagcgaactttgaaaaccagcttggacaaggttaaaggttgttggccagaatttgta is a window from the Malus domestica chromosome 16, GDT2T_hap1 genome containing:
- the LOC114823015 gene encoding glyceraldehyde-3-phosphate dehydrogenase B, chloroplastic-like, producing MKKTDHDVANIVSNASCTTHCLAPFVKVLDEEFGKASFRLLDASHRDLRRARAAALNIVPTSTGAAKAVSLVLPQLKGKLNGTALRVPTPNVSVVDLVINVAKKGISAEDVNAALRKAADGPLKGILAVCDVPLVSVDFRCTDVSSTIDSSLTMVMGEDMVKVVAWYDNEWGYSQRVVDLAYLVASKWPGTAQAGSGDPLEDFCKTNPADEECKVYEA